TCTCGCCCCCGGTCAGCGCGTCGTACTCGAACTGCTGCTCGTTGACGCCGGTGGTCCCCGAGTAGGTCACCTGGAACGGGATGGGAGCCCCCACACCGCCACCGATGGTGCCCTTCTTGGTCGTGATCAGCACCACGCCGTTGGACGCGTCGGTGCCGTAGAGGGCCGCCGCGGCGGGCCCCTTCAGCACGTCGATGGTCGCGATGTCGTCCGGCGACAGGCTGGACAGCGCGCCGATGCCCTGACCGCCCGCGCCGAAACCAGCGTACTCCGCGTTGTCGATGCGGATGCCGTCGACGTAGATCAGCGGCTGGCCGTCTCCGTTGAGGCCGCCGCCGCCGCGCACGTTGAAGCGGATGCCGCCGCCCACGTTGCCGGAGGACGGCTGGACGCTCACCCCGGCCACCTTCCCGTTGAGGAGCTGGTTCACGTCGCCGTACTGCTGCACGTCCGCGAGCGCGGCGGCGTCGATCCGGCTGACGGAGACCTCGGACCGCGAGCGCGACCGGGACGAGAGCGCTCCCGTCACCACGACCTCTTCGAGACCCGCGAGGTCGGGGTCGAGCGTGAAGGACTGGGTCAGCGTCTGACCGGCCTGCAGGGTGAGGGTGGCTTCCTGCGGCTCGTACCCTGTGTAGGAGACGCGGAACGTGTAGGTGCCCGCCGGGACTTCCAGGCGGTACGCCCCGTTGAGATCGGTGGCCGCGCCGCGACCGGCGTCGACGGCGAGGAGGGCCGCCCCAATGAGCGGCTCGCCGGTATCGGAGGCGAGGACCGTGCCTGTGAGGGTCGCATCCTGAGCGGAGGCGGAGGCGGAGAACAGCAGCGCCACGGCGAGCGCCAGCAGTCCGCCGAGGGCGCCCGGCTGGACGCGTGAACGGAGATGAGTCATGAGATGATGGGGTGTGTGTCTTCCGACGAAACGCATGGCAGCAAACCCGGAGTCGACGCGGCGACTCCACTGCCTATCTGCCCACTCCTCCCGTCCGGAGGAGCTACTGTTGCGACGAGCAACAGGGTATTGCCCTGCCTACCTGAAGAGCCTAAGGGTCTCCCCGAGGCGGTCGAATCCCGTGGTCGGACGGTCGCTCGCCCGGTGCGAACGGTCAGAGGTCGCCGCTGAACGGACTGCCCGCCTCGGCAGGGTCCCAGAGACACGAAACCAGCTCAACTCGGTCGGAATCAACGAATTGAACGCCCTCCGCCCGCAGCCGCTCCTCCATCAGCGACGGCGTGGCGAAGTGGCGCCGCCCGCTCAACCGCCCCTCCCGGTTGACGACACGGTGGCACGGCAGAGCCATCGGATCGGCCCCGGCGGCGGCCTTCAGCGCCCACCCCACACCCCGCGACGCGCGGGCGGCTCCGAGCGCTCGCGCGATGTGCCCGTACGTGGTCACGCGACCCACCGGAATCTGGGCCACCACGGCATACACACGGTCGTAAAAGGTGGGCTCGGCAGGCATGGTCGGCAGCATGAACCACTGGAGCATACGGCCAGGCCGTGCTGCGGTGAGGGGGGCGGCCTCGGTATCCTGATGGCCCCAGTCCCCCGGCTCCGTGTCCCTCGTCTCCCCCGCTCCCGACGGCCCCCTCGACGCACCCGAGCGCGCCCGCCGCGAGGCCGCCTTTCGCGACGCCCTCGCCGACCGGCTCCCCGGCCTCGACCCGTCCCGGGTCCGCGCCGAGGTGCCGCTGGCGCCGTTCACCACGTTCAAGGTCGGCGGCCCGGCGGAGGTCTTCTTCGAGGCCCACTCGGCCGACGAACTGGCCGGGGCCGTGGGCGCCGCGCGGGAGGTGGGCGTGCCGTTCTTCCTGCTCGGGCTGGGGGCCAACATCCTGGTGGGCGACGGCGGCTTCCCGGGCGTGGTCATCCGCAACCGGGCGGACCACCTCGACCTGGACGCCGAGACCGGGCGGGTCTGGGCGGAGAGCGGTGCCATCGTCTGGCCGGGCCTCATCGAGGCGACGCTGGCGGCCGGGCTGAGCGGCGTCGAGCACTACGCGGGCATCCCCTCCACGGTCGGCGGGGCGCTCTGGCAGAACCTCCACTTCCTCTCGCCGCCGCCGGAGCGCGAGCGGACCATGTTCATCGAGGAGGTCGTGGAGAGCGCCGTGCTGCTGGGCGCCGACGGCACCCGACGGACGGTGGACCACGCGTGGTTCGACTTCGGCTACGACTACTCGACGCTCCACGTCACCGACGACCTCGTCCTGGGCGCGACGTTCCGCCTGGAGCCCGCCGACCCGGCCCGGCTCCAGGAGATCGTGGATGCCAACCTGGCGTGGCGCGGCGCGCGGCACCCTCCCCTCGACACCGAGCCCTCGGCCGGGTCCATCTTCAAGAAGATCGACGGCGTCGGCGCGGGGCGGCTGGCGGACTGGTGCGGCCTCAAGGGCACGCGCATCGGCGGGGCGATGGTGACGCAGAAGCACGCCAACATCCTCATCAACGTCGGCCACATGGAGGGGCAGCCCGCCACGGCGCGCGACGTGCGGCACCTGATCGCGTACGTGCAGGAGACCGTCGAGCGCGAGCAGGGCTACCGCCTGAGCACCGAGATCGGCATGATTGGCGACTTCGGCGACCTCGGCGACCTGCCCGAGGCGGGCTGGGAGAACGCGGACGGCTTCGACGACGGCGTGCCTCCCGGCGGCCACCCGGAGGCCCACCGCGACGCCGAGCGGCGGTGACGGCTTGAGTCGGCCCCCGGAGCGGCCGATCTCCCTCTGGTGCCCCTCCCTGCCGACCCGGACCTCGACCTCGACCTGCGCTACGCCGCAGCACGCGGCCAGCTCGTGGCGTCCTTCGAGCCCGTCGTCGCGCTCGCGACCGACGCCGTGGCCGGGTTCGTGGCCCGTGCCACGTGGCACCACCCGGCACGCGGCGTGCTCGGCCCGGAGGTCGTCCGCCCGGTGGCCGAGCGGACCGACCTGGCCGACGACCTCGACCGGTGGCTCATCCAGGCCGCCTGTGATGCCGCCACGGGCTGGGGCGCCGAAGCCCTCGATGCGCTCGGCCTGCTGGTGGTCCCGTGCGCCGCGTCGACCGCGCAGGACCCCGACGTGCCGTTCTTCGCCCGTGCCGTGGCCGACATGGCGGGGCTCCCCCCGGACCACCTCGTGCTGAATTGGCCGCAGGCCGCCCTCTCCCCGGCTCTCGCCGCGGCCCACACCGCGCTCGGCCTCGGCCTTGCGAGCGACGACCTGCCCCCGGCGGTCTCCCTCGATGTGCTGGTGCTGGATGCATCCGCTCGTGCCGCTCGCGTGCCCACGGAGCAGACGGTGCGGCAGGCCGCCCGACGCGGCGTCCGCGTGCTCGCCGAGGGGGTCAGCCCCGACGACATGGCCGAGGCGCTTCAGGACTGGGGCGTCACCTACGCGAGCGGTGGACTTCCGCCGGGGACAGCCGCTGACGCCCGCGCGGCCCTCACGCGACGGACCGCCCAGCCGGCCCGCTGAGACCCTACCCGCCGAGCGCGTCCACCAGCGCCTCGGCCTCGCTGCGGAGCGCGTCGGCGTCTTCGAGCGCGCCCAGCCACTCGACCGGGAGCGCCTCCAGGCCGTGGAGCGCGCCGAGCATCGCGCCGACGCACGCCCCCACCGCCGCCGCGTCGCCCCCGACGTTGACGGCCGCGAGCAGCGTCGACTCGACCAGCTGCGGCGAGCGGGCCACCATGGCGACCGCGAACGGGAACGCCTCGTCGGCCGCCGAGCCGGTGCCCGCACAGAGGTCCTGGAGGTCGAGCGGGTAGTCGTCGAGGTGCTCCGCCACGCGACCGAGGCGGGCGGAGACGCGGTCGTCGGCGCCGAGCAGTTTCTCGCCGTCGAGGGCCGCCGAGCGCGCCGCGGCGAGGATCTCCGGCCCGGAGAGGCTGTCGGGGTCTTTGCCGAGGCACGTCCGGATGGCCGCCACCTGTGCCGCTGCGGCGACGTGGGCAACCGGATGCGGGTCGACCGACTGGAGCAATAGCCCAGCCCAGCGGACGCTCGCGAGGTCCTTCAGGCCCCGCAACCGGGCCTGCACGCCGAGCGGAGCCGCACACGCTGCGCCCGCGCTGCTCGGCGAGTGGACCGGCCCACGGCGCAGCTCGGTGGCGCCGGGAAGCGCCGACAGGAACGCGACGCGCACTTCCTCGGGACTGTCGGGCGCGCCGGTCGTCAGCGCCTCGGTGAGCGCGCGGGCGCGCTGCGTGTCGGCCGTCCACTGGCCCGCGCCGAGGTCCTCGCGCTTCTCGTCGCCGCGGAGGTCCTTGATGCCCTTGTAGTAGGTCCGCACGTTCTGGTGGCTGAGGCCCTCGACGGGCATCCCGAGCGCGTCGCCGAGGGCGGAGCCGAGGAGGGTGGCGACGAGACGGTCGCGGAAGGGAGCAGGCACGAGAGGACCGGGTGAGGAGACGGGCAAGCGCGTCGGGCGCGGGGCAGGCGTGCTATCCTGAGGCCCCCGCCTCCGTTCCCCTGTTTCCTCTGTGGCCTGGCTCACCGGCGCCTGGGCCGTCGTCGCCAACGACGCCCGCCTCGAACTCCGTACGCGTGTCGCCCTGAGCGGCCTGGGGCTGTTCGTGGCCGCGTCGCTGATCCTGGTCCGCGTCGCCCTCGGCAAGGGCGTGCCGACGGTGCCCATCGCGGCGGCGCTGCTGTGGATCGTGGTCGTGTTCGCCGCGGCGGTCGGGCTGGGGCGCGCGTTCGTGGCCGAGGAGGAGCGCGGCACGTCGCTGCTGCTGCAACTCCACCTGCGGCCGAGCCAGGTGTTCGCGGGCAAGCTGGCCTTCAACGCGGCCTTGATGACGGGCGTCGTGCTGCTGGCCGGGCTGGGCTTCCGCATCCTCGTCCCCGTGCCGCTGGGCGCGCCGGGTGTCCTGCTGGCCGCGCTGGTGCTCGGCGCCACCGGCATCGCGTCTGCGACCACCCTGCTGTCGGCGCTGGTCGCGCGGGCGCGAGCCGCGGGCCCGCTCCTGCCCGTGCTGGCGTTCCCGATCCTGGTCCCGATCCTGATCCCGGCCGTGGCCCTGACCGAGCTCGCCTCGGGGAGCCCGTCGGGCGTGTGGGAGGCCGCCCGCGACGACCTGGTGCTGATCGCGTCCTACGCCGGGCTCCTCACCTCCGCGTCGTTCCTGCTGTTCGACTTCGTGTGGCGGGACTGAGCGGCTCGCGCCGGGCCAGAGGATGCCCCGAGCAGCAGCGGGCCTCCCCCTGTTTTCACGGTCCTCGCGGGCACAGCGGCCGGATCATGCACGTTGACGCCCCCACCATGGACCGCGACCTCGCCCTCCCCCGCTACGGCCTCGTGTATCGCCTCTTCGGCGTCGTCGTGGCCGTGTGGCTGACGGTCGTGCTGGTGCTCGGCGTGATGGGGCCGGTGTCCAACCTGCCGATCCTGGAGCACACCGCGCGCAACCTGTATTTCCACGTCCCGATGTGGTTCGTGCTGTACGCGGGCGCCATTGCCGGGGCGTGGCACGCGGGGCGCTACCTCGCGACCGGCCGCACGGTCCACGACGTGCGCTCCGAGGCGGCCTGGATGGTGTCGACGGTGGCGGGCGTGACGGCGCTGGTCACGGGCGTCGTCTGGGCGCGCTTCACGTGGTACCAGGGCACGGGCCTCTGGTGGAGCCCGGAGCCGCGCCAGAACATGGTCGCCGTCCAGCTTCTGATCTCGGGCGCCTACTTCATCCTGCGCGGCTCGCTCGACCGGCCCCGGCAGCGCGCCCGCCTCTCGGCGGTGTATGCGCTCTTCGCGACCGCCTCGATGCCGTTCCTGACCTACGTGCTGCCGCGCCGCATGGCGAGCCTCCACCCCGGCGCCGAGGGGAACCCGGCGTTCAGCGAGATGGACATCGCGTCCGACATGCGGTGGATCTTCTACTCGGCGGCGGTCGGCTTCCTGCTGCTCGGCTGGTGGCTCTACACCCAGCGGGTCCGCGCCAAGGTGGCCGCGCTCCGCGTCGAGGCCCTCGCCGCGCCCGCGCCCGCCGCCGCCCCCGTCGTCACATGATGCTGCTCCAGGCCGACACCACCATCGCCGTCGTCGACGAGTCCGCCCTGCAGGCGACGACGGCCCAGCCGCAGGGCATCGAGCGGGTCATGCTCGCCGACGACAAGCTGCCCGTCGTGCTGGCGGTCGTGCTGATCGTCTGGCTGGGCGTGCTCCTGCTGCTCTTCCGCACCGATCGGCGGCTGGCGCGCATCGAGCGCGACCTGGACGACCGAGCGTGAGATTGGTACGGGGTACACGGTACGAGGTACCCCGCTCACCGTACCCTGTCCCCTCGTACCCCGTCTCCTCCCTGCCATGCGCCTCCCGACCCTCCTCGGCCTCGCCTTCGTCGGCATCTTCGGGTTCTTCGTCGTCAACAGCTTCGGAGACCAGGTCTCCGGCTGGGAGACGTTCGAGGACGCTGCGGAGAGCGGCCGCAAGGCGCACGTCGTCGGGACGTGGGACCGCGAGGCGCCGTCGACCTACGACCCGTCGCGGAACGTCTTCACGTTCGTGATGACCGACACGTCCGGCACGACGCGCCCCGTCATCTACGCCAACCCCAAGCCTGCCAACTTCGAGGACGCCGAGCGCGTGGTCGTGCAGGGCCGGATGACGACGGCCGCCCAGGGCGACGTGTTCGAGGCCGAGCACATCCTGGTCAAGTGCCCGTCGAAGTACAACGATGGCGCCGAGTTCGAGGCGGCCGAGCCGGGCGTGCCCGTCACGCAGACGTCGGCGGGCTCGTGAGCCGTCGCCGACGCCGGTCCTCCGCTCCCTCCTCGTCGGGCACGACCGGCCGACGCCGGAGGCGAAAGCGCTGGACGCTCCCGAAGATCTCGCGGCGGACGTGGATCGGGCTGGGGGTCGGCCTGCTGGCCCTCGGCGCGGTAGGCGAGTTCATGGGCTCGCGCCCCGAGGCCACCGAGGTGGACGCGCCCGTGCCGCCCTGCCCGAGCACGCCCAACTGCGCGCGGCTCCGCGTCGCGGTCGGCGCCACGCCCCTGACCGTCACCGAGGCGGTCCAGAACGTCTTCAACGGCCTCGGCGACTCCGGCCTGGGCGAGCCGACGGCCTACGTCCCAACGCCGGGCGGCGCGCTGGCGTCGTTCTCGGTCGGCCCCTTCGAGGACGACGTAGTGATCGAGGTGGAGCCTGCGCCCCAGGGCTCGATCCTGTGGGTCCGCAGCGCCTCGCGCTCCGGCCGCTCCGACCTCGGCGTCAACGCGCGCCGGGCCGATCGCATCGTGGCCGCGATCGCGTCGTGGCTACCGCCGGAGGCGATGCCGACGGACTGAGCGGTCAGGGTTCTCACGTGTGCCCACGGGTGAACCTTTCGGGGGCGTCATCGTCTCGCCTGCTCGTACTGCCCCCCGCTTCGCCCCGATGTCCGTCCCCTCCCCCCTCGACCTGTCCGGCATGATGGAGCGCATGAAGGCGCTCGGCGCGGGCGACCTCAAGCTGCCCCCGCCCGTGCTGGAGGAGATGGAGGCCGAGATCCGCGACTACCGGCCCGCCGGACCCGACGGCGTCGGCGCGGCGCTGGTGGTGCGGTTCCCGGTGCTGGAGCGCTACCAAAACCCGATGGGGATCATGCAGGGCGGCATGGTGGCCGCAGCGGTCGACAACGTCGTCGGCCCGCTGAGCTACCTCGTCGCGCCGCCCAGCGTGACGGCGCAGCTCACGATGACGTACCTCGCGCCCGTCACCCCCGACCTCGGGCACATCACGGTCGAGGCCACGCTCGTCACCCGCGCTGGCCGCCAGTTGGTGTTCGACGCGACGGTGACCGCGCCCGACGGGACGGCGCTCGCGATGGCCCGGGCGACCCAGACGATCGTGCGGAAGGCGGCCTAGGTGTCCGGCGAGCCTGGGCGCGCGACGGCAGAATCCTGACGGGACGGAGCGCCCGTCGATAGCTTCGGGCTCCTCGCCACGCCGCCATGAGTCCGCTCGACTGGGTCATCGTCCTCGCCGTCCTCGGCCTCACGCTGGGGCTGGCGGCCGTGTTCGCCCGCCGTGCGAGCCGGTCCACCGACGAGTTCTTCGCGGGCGGCCGGTCGATGCCGTGGTGGCTGGCCGGGACGAGCATGGTCGCGACGACGTTCGCCGCCGACACCCCGCTGGCCGTCGCCGAGTTGGTCGCCCAGTCGGGCGTGGCCGGCAACTGGCTCTGGTGGTACGCCGCCCTCGGCGGCATGCTGACGGTGTTCTTCTTCGCGCGCCTCTGGCAGCGGAGCGGCGTGCTGACGGACGTCGAGTTCGTCGAGATGCGGTACGCCGGGCCGCCCGCGGCCTGGCTGCGCGGCGTCAAGGCGGTCTACTTCGGCCTGTTCGCCAACGCCATCGTGATCGGCTGGGTGGTGCTGGCGATGTCGACCGTCTTCCGGGTCCTCTTCCCCGACATGACCGTGTTCGGGCAGACCGAGATGCTCGGCCTCGACGCGCCGACGCTGGCGGTCGGCGGGCTGATGCTGCTCGTGGGCGTCTACTCGCTGATCTCCGGGCTCTGGGGGATCACGGTCACCGACTCGTTCCAGTTCGTGCTCGCCATGACGGGCTCGATCGCGCTGGCGTGGTTCGCCCTCGACCTGCCCGAGGTGGGCGGCATCGCCGGGTTGAAGGCGGCGCTCCCGGCCGAGGCGTTCCGCTTCACGCCTGTGCTCGGCAACCCGGTCGAGGGCGCAGCCACGCTGGCGCTCTCGGGGGTCGCCTTCGCGGCCTACATGGGCGTCCAGTGGTGGGCGAGCTGGTACCCTGGCGCCGAGCCCGGCGGCGGCGGCTACGTCGCCCAGCGGATGCTCTCGACGCGCTCCGAGACCGACTCCGTGCTCGCCGTCCTGTGGTTCGCCATCGCGCACTACTGCCTGCGGCCGTGGCCCTGGATCCTGGTCGGCCTGGCCGCGCTCGTCCTCTACCCCGGCCTGGAGAACCCCGGCGAGGGCTACGTGATGGTGATGCGCGACGCGCTCCCGTCGGGACTGCTCGGCCTGCTGTTCGCCGCCTTCCTGGCGGCCTTCATGTCGACCATCTCGACGCAACTCAACTGGGGCACCAGCTACCTCGTCAACGACCTCTACCGGCGCTTCGCAGTGACCGACCGCGACGAGCGCCACTACGTCCTCGTCTCGCGCATCCTGACGTTCGCGCTCGCCATCAGCGGCTTTCTGGTGGCGACACAGCTCGACTCGGTCTCGGGCGCGTGGGGCCTGCTGCTGGCCGCGTCCGCCGGCATGGGGCTCGTGCTGATCCTGCGCTGGTACTGGTGGCGAATCAACGCCTGGAGCGAGCTCGTGGCGACCGTCGTGCCGCTGCTGCTTGTCCTGATCCAGCTCGTCGCCAACGCGCTCGGGACGACGGGCGCCGACGGCGACACGATCCCGGCGTTCGTGGTCCCCTTCCTGACCTCACCGTTCCCGACCAACCTCTTCGGCATCGCCGCCGTGACGACGGCCTGCTGGCTCCTCGCGACGTTCGTGACCCGACCGACGCCCGGCCCGGTGCTGGACGCGTTCTACCGCCGCGTCCGCCCTGGAGGCCCCGGCTGGCGGCCGGTCGCCGCGCGCAACGCCGACGTGGTGCCCGACGCGGGCATGATGCGCCTCACGGCCATGTGGCTCCTCGGCAGCGCCTCCATCTACGCCGCCTTGTTCGGCGTCGGGTGGACCGTCCTCGGCGAGACGCTCAAGGGGCTCGTGACGCTCGCCATCGCCGCCGCCACCATCGCCTTCCTGGTGCGCTCCCTGCGCGCCCAGGACACGCCGTCGATCAGCGCAGAATGACGACCCGCCCCACGGCCGCCTCGGTGGCCGTGCGGACGCGGACGAGGTAGAGGCCCGCCGCCGCGCCCGTCGCGTCCCAGATCAGCTCCGGGTAGCCGACCGGCAGCGTCTCGCCCTCGGCGATCTGCGCCACGACGCGCCCGCGGAGGTCGGCCACGTCGGCCCAGACGGCGAGGTCGTCCGGCAGGGCCAGCGGGACCGCGATCCGCCCGCGGCCAGGGTTCGGGTAGACGGCGCCGACGCCGAGCGCGGTCGGGCGCACGAGCACGTCGAGGCCGAGCGGGAGCGACACGGTCGGGCGGACCGGGTCGTTGGTGGCGAACACGAGCGGCGCCGAAAGCGCCCCCGGCGGCACGCCCGACGGGTCGAAGGCGACCGTGAGCGCCTGCGACCCACCGCCTGGGATGGTCCCGGCCGACGGCGTCACGGCGTCCACCCAGGCCGGCTGATCGGTGAGGTCGAACCGGAGCGTCCCCTCGCCGTCGTTGGCGAGCACGACCGTCCGCTCGGTCGTCCCGCCCTCGACGACGCGGGCCGCCAGCGTCGGCGACCCGAGGCGAGCGGTGGGCGCGACGACGGCCGTCCCGGACACCGCGAGGAGATCCGGCGTGACGCCGGTGTCGGTCGCGAGGCGGATCGTGACGGGACCCGAGCGCGCCGGACGGACCCTGGCCGCCAGCCGGGCGACGGCGCCAGGCGCGATGGTGACGGGGCCGGGCAGGCTCACCTCCGCCCCCGTCGCCGTGGCGCCCGTCACCGTGACGGGCCCGTCGGTCGTGTTCGTCACCCACACCGGCACAGTCGTGTCGATGCCGACGTACAGTTCGTCGAGCACCGGACGCGGCGCGGTCGCCAGCGCGAAGCCACCCGCGAGCAGCGTCGGGCGGAAGGCCGCCAGCATCGCCTCCGCCCGCACGTCCTGGCCGTCGGTGAAGCCCGTCATGCACCGGTCGTCCGAGTAATCCATGTAGTTGTGGACCGGGTCGAGGCCGGGGTCGGAGGGGCACGAGTCGGGGGCGGGCCGCGGGCACCCCGAGGTGCCGTCGCGCTGCTGGGGCGTGTCGGCGACGCCGTCGTTTGGCGACGTGCAGCCGCCCGAGAACGTGTGGTACAGCCCCGCCCAGTGGCCGACCTCGTGGGTGCCGGTGTGCCCCAGGTTGTACGGCGCCCGCGCCCCGCCCGGCAGCGACTGGTTCAGCAGGACGACGCCCTGGTAGTCGTCCGTCTCGGCCGCCGTCTCCGGGAGCGTCGCCCACCCGAGGTAGTCCAGCCCGAGCGACGCCGTGTACAGGTTCAGCACGCGCGCCGGGTCGAGCGCGAGCGCCTCTTTCATGTCGCGCTCGTTCTCAGACCCCAGCGTCAGCCCGACCGCCCAGTCGGGGTTGTCGACCCGCTCCACCAGCGCCAGCACGAACCGGAGGTCGGTCGCGGCGAAGGCGGCGTTCAGGGTGTCCACCTGCGCCTCGATCCAGGCGTCGGGGACGTCGCCCTGCCCGGCGCCCGGCCCCGACCGGAGGACGTGCACCGCGACGGGCACGGTCACCGACCCGGCCCGACGCCGCTGGCCGAGCGCGGTCGCCATGCGGTACTGCTCCACGATGCGCGCCGTCGAGAACGCCTGCGCGAGAGTCGGCTCCGGCGTGGCGCAGCGGCGGGCGTCCGACAGCCCTCCCTGCGCCGACGCGCCGAGGGCACACAAGAGACCGAGGACCAGGACGAGCGCGAGACGCACGGGCGCAGGGAGACGAGGAGGCCAAGCTACGCGCCACCCCGGCGGCTTCGTGCCCGCGCGCAATCTCGTCGAAGCCGTCCGACACGCCGGAACCGGAGCCCGCCACGATCCATCCCCCTGCCTCACACCTACTGCACGCCATGACTGCCCAGCCCGGCGACGTCGTCTCCGTCCACTACGCCGGCCGTCTCGACGACGGCACCCCGTTCGACTCCTCCGAGGGCCGCGCGCCGCTCTCCTTCACCCTCGGCGCGGGCCAGGTCGTCGCAGGCTTCGACGAGGCCGTGACCGGCATGTCGATCGACGAGCAGAAGACGGTCCGCATGGAGCCCGAGGCGGCCTACGGCGCCCGCCGGGACGACCTCGTGCTGACGGTCCCCACGGACGCGTTCCCCGGCGATGCGCCGCCGCCGGTGGGCCAGGGCGTCCGCCTCGGGATGCAGGGCGGCGGGTCCATCGAGGCCCAGGTGGTGGACGTGTCCGACGAGGGCATCACGCTCGACGCCAACCACCCGCTCGCCGGGCAGGCGCTCACGTTCGACCTGACGCTGGTGGACGTGGCGCGGTGACGGCCCCCGGGCTCCATGTTGGTGAGCCCGACCCCATCGCGAGCACGACCTCCCTGCTCTGAACCACCGCAACGCTCCCTCTGGGGCTGGCCGAGCCTAGAAGGCTGGCGCCGGAGGTCGGGGTGGGTCTACGGCATCTCGGCACGCGCGCGCTGGACCCTGTCTGTCAAGCGGTCCAGCGCATTGAACGGGAACGGCTCGCGCCAGTGGGACCGGTACCCTTCTGCCCGCACTCGACTCGCCAGCTCCTGAAGCCCGCGCCAGAATGGGAGCACGATCTCGAGCGGAGCGCCCCACGTCTCCGCTCGGACCTCGGCTTCGCTCCTGGTGCGGCGACCCGACGGGTAGCTGATGACCCGAAACGAGACGGCGGAGGAGTCCGATGACTGGAACCGCCAGTCATGCTCGGAGGGCTCCTCGCAGATCCGCGCGACGTACTCGCCCGGGTCGCCCAGAACACCCGAGAGAGCAGCGACGAGCTCGCTGACGAAATCGTACGGGATGTACGACACGTCGAACCGGAGTTCTTGGCCCTCTACTTCGAGGACGGTCGGCAACCAGCCGCGGTGTGCCTTCCCGAATCGGAGCTTCATGACGAAGGCGCTTGGCCAACCGCTGAGTGAGCAGAGAGCGCCCTCGCCCCACGGTCAGCGGGCAGCGGCGGGTCAGGAGTCATGCCGCAGCACGCCGAGTTGGGGGTCCTCGCTCCTCCAGAACGCATCAACGGTGCCCTCGAAATCGAACTGAATCTGGAGAAGACCAGCTCCATCAGGCTTCATGTAGTCCCACCCCCAGAGGTGCCGTCGCTGTCCGTCGTAATCGTGTGACCACAGGTCGTGCCCGAGACCTCTAAGTTCCTCGACGATGCGCTGGGCCTGCTGCCAATAGGTGTTCCAGTCATACTGATGTTCCGAGAGCCTCGATGTCAGCGCTTGCTCTAGTTCCCTCAGCCGCGAGCCTCTCTCGGTCTCAGGAAGGCTCTCGATGATCTGTCTGCTGAACTTGGGGTCTACCGGCATTCCAGTCCACGACGCGTAACAAGTTTGCCGCTTAGCCTCCGGGGCTGGCGGTGCGGCGGTTGGACGAGCGAAAGTAGGCGCTGACGTTCGGACGAACCAAGAACGCTGGCGCCCCCGGTCGGCCTACAGCGGTGGGTTCTGCGGCCGTCCTGGTTCAGATCACCAGCTGGATCAGCACCCCGATCCCCGCGCCGAGCAGCGCGAACGACACGAAGAGTAGGAGTCGGGCCGTCTGTGTCCGTCCCTTCCCCGCCTCCAAACCCTCGACCAGTTTGTCCTGCCCGAACAATGCCAGTGAGGCCGAGAGTGCGAAGGCAGCGACGACTGCCCCGGACTTGAAGGTCGATTCGACGTAGCCCGCTTGGAGCAAGATGAGGACGCCGCCCGCGGCTGCCACGGCGAGCGTAGCGATCTGCTTGAACTGCTCGAACCGAAGCTGGTAGGTCAGACCGGACGGAACGTTGGGCTCTGAGGGCATCGGTTCCACACCGTTCGGCTCCGGCTCAACGAGATCGGGAAGTGGTTGCTCTTCCAAAACGTTTGGGGCTATCGCGTAGGCCGCAGAACAGGGGGCCGCTCAGCCGCCCAAAGCTGACGACTGGCGGTTGGAAAGAAGCACAGGATACGCCGACGCTCGGATGAGCCGAGAACGCTCACGCTTTGGGTCGGCCTGCAGCGGCGGGTTCTACC
This Rubrivirga sp. SAORIC476 DNA region includes the following protein-coding sequences:
- a CDS encoding MGMT family protein, producing the protein MLQWFMLPTMPAEPTFYDRVYAVVAQIPVGRVTTYGHIARALGAARASRGVGWALKAAAGADPMALPCHRVVNREGRLSGRRHFATPSLMEERLRAEGVQFVDSDRVELVSCLWDPAEAGSPFSGDL
- the murB gene encoding UDP-N-acetylmuramate dehydrogenase, translating into MSLVSPAPDGPLDAPERARREAAFRDALADRLPGLDPSRVRAEVPLAPFTTFKVGGPAEVFFEAHSADELAGAVGAAREVGVPFFLLGLGANILVGDGGFPGVVIRNRADHLDLDAETGRVWAESGAIVWPGLIEATLAAGLSGVEHYAGIPSTVGGALWQNLHFLSPPPERERTMFIEEVVESAVLLGADGTRRTVDHAWFDFGYDYSTLHVTDDLVLGATFRLEPADPARLQEIVDANLAWRGARHPPLDTEPSAGSIFKKIDGVGAGRLADWCGLKGTRIGGAMVTQKHANILINVGHMEGQPATARDVRHLIAYVQETVEREQGYRLSTEIGMIGDFGDLGDLPEAGWENADGFDDGVPPGGHPEAHRDAERR
- a CDS encoding EAL domain-containing protein produces the protein MPLPADPDLDLDLRYAAARGQLVASFEPVVALATDAVAGFVARATWHHPARGVLGPEVVRPVAERTDLADDLDRWLIQAACDAATGWGAEALDALGLLVVPCAASTAQDPDVPFFARAVADMAGLPPDHLVLNWPQAALSPALAAAHTALGLGLASDDLPPAVSLDVLVLDASARAARVPTEQTVRQAARRGVRVLAEGVSPDDMAEALQDWGVTYASGGLPPGTAADARAALTRRTAQPAR
- a CDS encoding ADP-ribosylglycohydrolase family protein, with the protein product MPAPFRDRLVATLLGSALGDALGMPVEGLSHQNVRTYYKGIKDLRGDEKREDLGAGQWTADTQRARALTEALTTGAPDSPEEVRVAFLSALPGATELRRGPVHSPSSAGAACAAPLGVQARLRGLKDLASVRWAGLLLQSVDPHPVAHVAAAAQVAAIRTCLGKDPDSLSGPEILAAARSAALDGEKLLGADDRVSARLGRVAEHLDDYPLDLQDLCAGTGSAADEAFPFAVAMVARSPQLVESTLLAAVNVGGDAAAVGACVGAMLGALHGLEALPVEWLGALEDADALRSEAEALVDALGG
- a CDS encoding heme exporter protein CcmB encodes the protein MAWLTGAWAVVANDARLELRTRVALSGLGLFVAASLILVRVALGKGVPTVPIAAALLWIVVVFAAAVGLGRAFVAEEERGTSLLLQLHLRPSQVFAGKLAFNAALMTGVVLLAGLGFRILVPVPLGAPGVLLAALVLGATGIASATTLLSALVARARAAGPLLPVLAFPILVPILIPAVALTELASGSPSGVWEAARDDLVLIASYAGLLTSASFLLFDFVWRD
- the ccsA gene encoding cytochrome c biogenesis protein CcsA → MHVDAPTMDRDLALPRYGLVYRLFGVVVAVWLTVVLVLGVMGPVSNLPILEHTARNLYFHVPMWFVLYAGAIAGAWHAGRYLATGRTVHDVRSEAAWMVSTVAGVTALVTGVVWARFTWYQGTGLWWSPEPRQNMVAVQLLISGAYFILRGSLDRPRQRARLSAVYALFATASMPFLTYVLPRRMASLHPGAEGNPAFSEMDIASDMRWIFYSAAVGFLLLGWWLYTQRVRAKVAALRVEALAAPAPAAAPVVT
- a CDS encoding CcmD family protein translates to MMLLQADTTIAVVDESALQATTAQPQGIERVMLADDKLPVVLAVVLIVWLGVLLLLFRTDRRLARIERDLDDRA
- a CDS encoding cytochrome c maturation protein CcmE is translated as MRLPTLLGLAFVGIFGFFVVNSFGDQVSGWETFEDAAESGRKAHVVGTWDREAPSTYDPSRNVFTFVMTDTSGTTRPVIYANPKPANFEDAERVVVQGRMTTAAQGDVFEAEHILVKCPSKYNDGAEFEAAEPGVPVTQTSAGS